The following is a genomic window from Maledivibacter sp..
CAATATGTTAAAAAAATTTCAGGAAAATATGAATTTGACATATTTATTTATTGCCCATGATTTAAGTGTAGTTAAATATATATCAGATAGAGTAATTGTAATGTACTTGGGTACAATTGTGGAACAAGGAAAATCAGAAGATTTATATAAGAATCCAATGCATCCATACACAAAAGCACTACTTTCTTCCATACCTGTGGCTGATCCGAATATATCAAGGAATAGTAGCCGGATAATATTAAAGGGAGAAATTCCAAGTCCAATAAATCCTAAGGACTGTTGTAGATTTGTGGAAAGATGTTGTTTTGCTAAACCTATTTGTAAAAAAGAAAAACCTATAACTAAACATTTCGAAAATGGACATACCGTAGCATGTCATTTGTATTAATTGAGCAAATTGCATAATTACCTTCTATAAAAAATATTTACTACATGTAGTTCTAAAATCCTCAAAGCTGTACCATCAAATATGCTTATATCTTAAGTAATTAAATCAAGGATAATATTTGCATATTAGGGCTATCGGAGTAATAGTTATGCAATTTCCTCAATTATAATTTAGGGAAAATTAGGAATGAAATTCACATATAGGTAGCTTTGATTGGGGATAAATCTATTGGGAGTGAAAAGATGATAGATGAACTGATTTCTATGATGAAGGAAGAGTATATCGATGGTTTCTTTATTAGTAATCCATCTAATGTACAATATATTACTGGATATAGAGAAGAACATGTTTATGCAGTCATTACGAAAAGAGGACAATATCTTATAATAGATGGAAGATATAAAGAACTTGCAGCTATGGAATGCTTAGGCTTTGAAATTTTAGTTTGGAATGAAGATGGCAGAGGGCTAACTGAAACAATTAATGATATTGTAATAAAAGACAAAGTAAATAGATTGGGATTTGAGGCGGAATATATTACATACAAACAATTTACCGAACTGTATGATATTATAAAAGCTGAGATAACTCCAGTAATTGGACTAGTTGAGCAATTGAGAGTCATAAAAACACCAGAAGAAATATCCTATTTAAGACAAGCCTGTGATATTACTGAGCGGGCATATAATAATATATTGAATGATATTAAAGTAGGAATATCTGAAAAAGAGCTTGTGGCAAAAGCAAATTATTATCTTAGAATTGAAGGTGGAGATCCTAAAACAAGTGAAACAGTTTTCCTTTCTGGGAAACGCTCGTCCCTTATAGTGGCCTTACCTACCGATAAAAAAATTGAATATGGAGATTTTGTCCTAATTAATATTGGAGCAAGATATAAAGGTTATTTAGTGGACTTTTCAAGAACTGTTGTAGTAGGGGAACCCACTGAAAGGCAGGAGGAAATTTATTCAGTAGTACAAAAAGCCCAAATGGAGGCTATAAAAGGGATAAAGGGTGGAGTACTTGCTAAGGAACCATATTATGCGTCAAAAAAAGTTTTAGAGGAAGCGGGATACCTTAAGTATCATTATAAAAAAATGGGCCATGGAATAGGCTTATTCTTATATGAAGAACCTTTTTTATGTAAATCATCAAAAAACATTTTAGTGAAGAACAATGTCCTCACAGTTGAACCTGGAATATATATCCCCGGTTGGGGTGGAGTTAGAATTGAGGATGTAATACTAGTTACAGAAGATGGATATGAGATATTAACAAAAACTCCTAGAGACTTGATGATTTTATAGAACTTAAAAATATAAATGCGTCCTTAAGAGGACGCATTTATATCTCATAGAGAAATCTAACCAAAAGTCCAGCAACTTTATGACTCTGAGCTTTTATTTTGGCAGAATGATAATAGCCTTAAATAGGTCTCCATCAATTTCTATATTGAATTTACCATTCTGAAGTTCTACAAGGCTTCTAGCAATTGATAACCCTAGTCCACTGCCTTCGCTATTTCTAGATTCATCGCCGCGTTTAAATCGCTCCATAAGCTCATTTGCATCTATGTTGAGTTCATAGGATGATATATTTTTGATAATAATGTTTGCAGTATTATCTGAGTCAATCACATCAATGTAAACCCTAGAGTTTTTAAGGGCATATTTAAAAATATTAAACATTAGATTTTCTATTACACGCCATAAAAGTTTTCCATCTGCCTTAACAAATACCTTTTCACTTGGGTAATTAAACTTAAAGTCTAGTCCCGAAGAAGCTAGCTTATCATCTAATTCACCCATACCTTGGCTTAGTAAAGAGATGATATCAATCTTTTCTAGATTAACAGGAATATTGCCACTGGAGGCCTTTGAGGCCTCAAAAAGATCATCGGTCAAGGTTTTTAGTCTTATGGATTTCTGGTCTAATACCTCTAAGTATCTATCCGCATTTTCGGAGGCTAGACCCTCCTTTTTTAATAAATCTATATAGGTTATTATAGAGGTAAGGGGAGTCCTTATATCATGGGATACATTACTAATAAGCTCTGTCTTTAATCGTTCACTTTTAAGTTCATTGGCAACAGCTTTGTTTAATCCATCGGCTATACTATTTATATTAGAAGCAAGCTTACCAAATTCTCCGTTTTCAGACACCATTATTGTATGATGAATATTCCCATTCTTTATTTTTTCCACACCTTCTTTTATTGAATTAAAATCCTTTACTTTTTTTAGAGTTATCCATGTAGCTATACCTATAGTCGTAAAAAATACAAAGAACATAAACATAGCCGGTATGAAATCATCTATAAATAGTACAAACATAAAGGAAGCCAAGCCTGTTATCAATGGATAACCTACCATTATTAATATAGTCTTTATTCCAGTGCTTCCGCTATTAAATATTTGCTTTACCAATGTAAATAGTTTATTAAATATGTTG
Proteins encoded in this region:
- a CDS encoding Xaa-Pro peptidase family protein gives rise to the protein MIDELISMMKEEYIDGFFISNPSNVQYITGYREEHVYAVITKRGQYLIIDGRYKELAAMECLGFEILVWNEDGRGLTETINDIVIKDKVNRLGFEAEYITYKQFTELYDIIKAEITPVIGLVEQLRVIKTPEEISYLRQACDITERAYNNILNDIKVGISEKELVAKANYYLRIEGGDPKTSETVFLSGKRSSLIVALPTDKKIEYGDFVLINIGARYKGYLVDFSRTVVVGEPTERQEEIYSVVQKAQMEAIKGIKGGVLAKEPYYASKKVLEEAGYLKYHYKKMGHGIGLFLYEEPFLCKSSKNILVKNNVLTVEPGIYIPGWGGVRIEDVILVTEDGYEILTKTPRDLMIL